A region of uncultured Draconibacterium sp. DNA encodes the following proteins:
- a CDS encoding FecR domain-containing protein, whose protein sequence is MDSERLLHKITEKKSLTDSEELYDFVNESGEHTTEYIRYKTLWALLQTGSEMDERTINKGYEAVKRSVKGRRKSVVIAFAKYAAIIILAVSAGYFVQYADSDNEIAMNEIMVPKGNRTSVVLPDGSKVWLSNGSRLVYPESFVGDFRDVQLEGEGFFEVTHDKKHPFIVNVGKHRIKVLGTKFAVVAYPEDEQVKAELVSGKIQFDVHSDEAKDGYKSFMVKPMHSLVYDKASGKVYESIIPDGFHDYWQKGIYRFRNERFDSLAAKIARIYNVDIIFGEEELKTRTFTGTLSVDDNIYTLMEVFKSASGKPFEYYFDSGKIYIDK, encoded by the coding sequence ATGGATTCGGAGAGACTACTACATAAAATAACAGAGAAAAAATCGCTAACAGATTCAGAAGAATTATATGATTTTGTAAATGAATCGGGCGAACACACCACAGAATATATTCGCTACAAAACACTTTGGGCCTTGCTGCAAACCGGAAGTGAAATGGACGAAAGAACTATTAATAAAGGATACGAGGCGGTAAAGCGGAGTGTTAAAGGCCGGAGAAAGTCGGTTGTAATAGCTTTTGCAAAATACGCAGCTATAATAATATTGGCTGTATCAGCAGGTTATTTTGTGCAGTATGCAGATTCCGATAATGAAATTGCCATGAATGAGATTATGGTACCAAAAGGTAACCGCACTTCAGTTGTTTTGCCCGATGGATCAAAAGTGTGGCTTAGCAATGGCAGCCGTTTGGTTTATCCCGAAAGTTTTGTTGGCGATTTTAGAGATGTGCAGCTCGAAGGCGAAGGTTTTTTTGAAGTAACACACGACAAAAAGCATCCTTTTATTGTGAATGTTGGGAAGCATCGCATAAAAGTGTTGGGGACAAAATTTGCCGTAGTAGCTTATCCCGAAGATGAGCAGGTAAAAGCAGAACTGGTTTCTGGTAAAATACAATTCGATGTTCATTCAGATGAGGCCAAAGACGGGTACAAGTCTTTTATGGTAAAACCCATGCATAGTTTAGTTTATGACAAAGCCTCCGGGAAGGTCTATGAATCAATCATCCCGGATGGGTTTCACGATTACTGGCAGAAAGGAATTTATCGCTTCAGGAATGAACGTTTTGATTCCCTGGCAGCAAAAATCGCACGCATATATAATGTAGACATCATTTTTGGTGAGGAAGAATTAAAAACGCGAACTTTTACCGGCACCTTAAGCGTTGACGACAATATTTATACCCTTATGGAGGTATTTAAAAGTGCTTCGGGTAAACCTTTCGAATACTATTTTGACAGCGGAAAAATATATATCGACAAATAA
- a CDS encoding TonB-dependent receptor has product MKITCLLVVIAFVQVSASTYAQSTKLTLEMKNARLAELFEQIEKTSEFRFFYDSDEIDLSKKVSISQTNSNIVDILSEVFTGTEYTYELMDRHIIVKHSGVYNQADGVAEAIQQPALTGKVTNLDGEPLPGVTVVVKGTTKGTVTQADGTYSLSNVKPGAILIFSFIGMETQEIELGNQTSVDVALLDSNIGLEEVIAIGYGTQKKESLTGAISGVSASDIEQVPAATVGSALAGKIAGVSFRMPDGRPGAHATIQIRNMGDPLYVIDGIQKESGHFNNLSPNDIESISVLKDASAAIYGVRAANGVVVVTTKRGKKGTKNTINVNAYTGWQNWSRFPETVGAYEWMLGKAYSEMNLDGHTNITPDELDKWKAGTETGYRSFDWYDFIIQPNAPQSSVNVSTSGGSDKINYYLSLTRLDQSSVLGREFTFGRTNFQSNLDAEITDRFKVGVSINGNIETRDNPGVPGGDDYWAPRFALFRNRPTERPFANDNPDYINNIGHMAENWGLLTKENSGYWTENWRALQMNFVAEYDIPIDGLTFKGTYSYFIKDRIMNGHEYTYEAYSYFPETDEYKVTFSMMNPWRERGTHKQFENVMIGQLDYVKSFGDHNISATVANERIERRDLDVWVHAVPKTNALPLIQFPDMDTYDDRDYESARIGYIGRFNYNYANKYYFEFASRYDASWKFVSSKRWGFFPSASAGWRITEEKFAKALLGESTFNLKFRGSYGELGDDNVGIGDFDYLTGYNYASQAVVMDGEIITGARDRGVPITSISWYTSRIVDFGADWSLYNGKLSGTVDYFHRKRDGLRGRKYDILIPNEVGYGLPDENVNSDATMGAEMSIAYDGNVGDFKYSVGGNISYARNKFLESYKPRFGNSWDHYRNSREDRWTGTFWGYEVVGQFESFEQINSWPVNNDGVGNRDMIPGDLIYKDVNQDGVINGLDERPIGFPRDRNPIANFGINLSAQYKGFDMRADFSGGSVYSYNQNWEMRWPYQNTGNLLKQFYDDRWHREDPYDLNSAWVPGRYPALRFNTGWHNNYNKQSTFWLTNAKYIRLSTFEIGYTLPEELITKVGMQRCRLYVSTYNLFSLDNLKNLGVEPEIMDPNGLQYPQNSMVNVGVNLSF; this is encoded by the coding sequence ATGAAAATCACATGTTTGCTTGTAGTGATTGCATTTGTGCAGGTTTCGGCCTCCACTTATGCACAATCAACAAAGTTGACATTGGAAATGAAAAATGCAAGACTAGCTGAACTATTTGAACAAATTGAAAAAACCAGTGAATTCCGCTTTTTTTATGATAGCGACGAAATTGATCTTTCGAAAAAAGTATCGATTAGTCAAACCAATTCCAATATTGTAGATATCCTGTCGGAAGTTTTTACAGGAACAGAGTATACCTATGAATTAATGGATCGGCATATAATTGTCAAACATTCAGGAGTGTATAACCAGGCTGATGGAGTTGCTGAAGCAATCCAACAACCTGCCTTAACAGGTAAAGTAACTAACCTCGATGGAGAACCACTTCCCGGTGTAACGGTGGTGGTAAAAGGAACCACAAAAGGTACGGTTACACAGGCTGATGGTACCTATTCTTTATCGAACGTAAAACCGGGAGCTATCCTTATTTTTTCATTTATAGGAATGGAAACCCAGGAGATTGAGTTGGGTAACCAGACTTCGGTTGATGTGGCTTTGCTGGATTCAAATATTGGTCTGGAAGAAGTTATTGCCATTGGTTATGGTACACAAAAGAAAGAGTCGTTAACCGGTGCGATTTCCGGTGTTTCGGCAAGCGATATCGAGCAGGTTCCTGCCGCAACTGTTGGTTCTGCATTGGCAGGTAAAATTGCCGGTGTTTCTTTCCGTATGCCCGATGGACGTCCTGGTGCACATGCAACCATTCAGATTCGTAACATGGGCGATCCCCTTTATGTTATTGATGGAATCCAGAAAGAGTCTGGTCACTTTAATAACCTGTCGCCAAACGATATCGAAAGTATCAGTGTTTTGAAAGATGCATCGGCAGCTATTTATGGTGTGCGTGCTGCAAATGGTGTAGTTGTGGTAACAACCAAACGTGGTAAAAAAGGAACAAAAAATACCATTAATGTTAATGCTTATACCGGTTGGCAAAACTGGTCGCGTTTCCCGGAAACGGTAGGTGCTTACGAGTGGATGCTTGGAAAAGCTTACTCGGAAATGAATCTCGATGGTCATACCAATATTACTCCTGACGAGCTGGATAAATGGAAAGCCGGAACCGAAACAGGTTACCGTAGTTTCGACTGGTATGATTTTATCATTCAGCCAAATGCACCGCAATCATCCGTAAATGTTAGCACTTCCGGAGGATCGGATAAAATTAACTATTACCTGTCGTTAACGCGTTTAGACCAGTCTTCGGTCTTGGGGCGTGAGTTTACTTTCGGACGTACCAATTTCCAATCGAACCTTGATGCAGAAATTACTGACCGTTTTAAGGTTGGCGTTTCAATAAACGGAAACATCGAAACACGCGATAACCCCGGAGTTCCCGGTGGTGATGATTACTGGGCTCCACGTTTTGCGCTGTTCCGTAACCGCCCAACTGAACGACCTTTTGCTAATGATAATCCTGACTATATTAATAATATTGGTCACATGGCCGAAAACTGGGGCTTGTTAACCAAGGAAAACTCGGGTTACTGGACAGAGAATTGGCGTGCACTACAAATGAACTTTGTGGCCGAGTACGACATTCCTATTGACGGTTTGACTTTTAAGGGAACCTATTCGTACTTTATAAAAGACCGTATTATGAACGGTCACGAATACACATACGAAGCTTATTCGTATTTCCCTGAGACCGATGAGTACAAAGTAACTTTTTCGATGATGAACCCATGGCGCGAGCGTGGTACGCACAAACAGTTTGAGAACGTAATGATCGGACAATTGGATTACGTAAAATCATTTGGTGACCACAATATTTCTGCAACTGTTGCTAATGAACGAATTGAGCGTCGCGACCTGGATGTTTGGGTACATGCAGTGCCAAAAACCAACGCGCTTCCGCTTATTCAGTTTCCTGATATGGATACATACGATGACAGAGATTACGAAAGTGCACGTATTGGATACATTGGCCGTTTTAATTACAATTATGCCAATAAGTACTATTTTGAGTTTGCAAGTAGGTATGATGCCTCATGGAAATTCGTTTCAAGTAAACGCTGGGGATTCTTCCCGTCGGCATCGGCAGGTTGGAGAATTACAGAAGAAAAATTTGCCAAAGCACTGTTGGGCGAAAGTACGTTTAACCTGAAATTTCGCGGATCGTATGGTGAGCTGGGTGATGATAACGTTGGTATTGGCGACTTTGATTATTTAACTGGCTACAATTATGCCTCTCAGGCTGTTGTTATGGATGGCGAAATTATTACCGGTGCCCGCGACCGTGGTGTGCCAATTACATCTATTTCGTGGTATACCAGTAGAATTGTCGATTTTGGTGCCGACTGGTCGTTATATAACGGAAAACTTAGTGGTACAGTGGATTATTTCCACCGTAAACGTGATGGTTTACGCGGTAGAAAATACGATATCTTAATTCCAAACGAAGTTGGTTATGGTTTACCTGATGAAAACGTAAACAGCGATGCTACAATGGGAGCGGAAATGTCAATCGCTTACGATGGCAACGTTGGAGATTTTAAATACTCGGTTGGTGGCAATATTTCGTACGCAAGAAATAAATTCCTGGAATCATATAAACCACGTTTTGGTAACTCCTGGGATCATTACAGAAATTCTCGGGAAGATCGTTGGACAGGAACTTTCTGGGGGTATGAAGTCGTTGGTCAGTTTGAATCATTTGAGCAAATTAACAGCTGGCCGGTAAATAACGACGGTGTTGGTAACCGTGATATGATTCCTGGCGACTTAATTTACAAGGATGTAAACCAAGACGGCGTTATCAATGGATTGGATGAACGTCCTATTGGTTTCCCAAGAGACCGTAACCCGATTGCAAACTTTGGTATTAATCTGTCAGCACAGTACAAAGGTTTTGATATGAGAGCTGATTTCTCGGGTGGTTCTGTATACTCCTATAACCAAAACTGGGAGATGCGCTGGCCTTACCAAAACACAGGTAATCTGTTAAAGCAATTCTATGATGACCGCTGGCACCGTGAAGATCCGTATGATTTAAACAGTGCCTGGGTGCCGGGACGTTACCCTGCATTACGTTTTAATACCGGATGGCATAACAATTATAATAAACAGTCAACTTTCTGGTTAACCAATGCTAAATACATCAGACTGAGTACGTTTGAAATTGGTTACACTCTGCCTGAGGAGTTGATTACAAAAGTTGGAATGCAGCGCTGCCGATTATACGTAAGCACGTATAACCTGTTTTCGCTCGATAACCTGAAAAACTTAGGTGTTGAACCGGAGATTATGGATCCAAACGGATTGCAATATCCGCAAAACAGCATGGTTAATGTTGGTGTAAACCTTTCATTCTAA
- a CDS encoding RagB/SusD family nutrient uptake outer membrane protein, with protein sequence MKNKILYILIILLAVNWGCNDEAFLDREPTDILLDDQVWNDEALILSVVSDLYFRIPEYQSAQGWWSFADFDEAFASNFGDYGRHKNNDWGYGEWSLWNYGYIREINLFIQKAESDLTNDLDPAVKARFIAEGRFLRANAYFELVKRMGGVPLILEPMEYDFSGDASYLQHPRAKEADIYDFVLSELDAIKSDLPNDVNVKSRATQGLALAMKARVAIYAASIAKYGATTPNVSLPGGEVGIPANLANGYYNQALTAAKELINSGTYSLYNKKEDLSENFANVFIDKANNPEVIFVRDYVQSERNDGRANNWTLWNQPWSGAEDLEGGRTNPSLNLVQSFEMLDNSFATFQTTTEEGDYIFFDDPIDMFAGRDARLAGTVILPGSKFKGKDLDIWAGYQLADGSIVTGDEFGQRKVLPGSETPVQVVGFDGPIDGREFSAQSGFYVRKHMDVNTGSGQRGLKSDRWWVRYRLAETYLIAAEAAFELGSAGEAAGYLNTVRSRAGFTTDLEASDITFDRIVHERKVELAFEGHQLWDMKRWRLAHIVFNGERIDLTDKPWKADEVSTRVFGLWPYKYYEPGNPNDGKWIFKQVLPGQVTGADRFRLGNYYSFINDDIRNNNPQIVKNPNQ encoded by the coding sequence ATGAAAAATAAGATATTATATATACTGATAATTCTACTGGCCGTTAACTGGGGCTGCAACGATGAGGCCTTTCTGGACAGAGAGCCAACTGATATTCTTCTTGATGATCAGGTGTGGAATGACGAAGCGCTGATCTTATCAGTTGTCAGCGACCTTTATTTTAGAATCCCGGAGTACCAATCTGCCCAGGGATGGTGGAGTTTTGCCGATTTCGATGAAGCTTTTGCATCAAACTTTGGCGATTACGGGCGTCATAAAAACAACGATTGGGGCTATGGCGAGTGGAGTCTTTGGAACTATGGTTATATCCGCGAGATCAACCTGTTTATTCAAAAGGCCGAATCGGATCTGACAAACGATCTGGATCCTGCTGTAAAAGCACGTTTTATTGCTGAAGGACGATTCCTGAGAGCCAATGCTTATTTCGAACTGGTAAAACGTATGGGTGGTGTTCCTCTTATTCTGGAACCAATGGAATACGATTTCAGCGGCGATGCATCGTATTTGCAACATCCGCGTGCAAAAGAAGCAGACATTTACGATTTTGTGCTTAGTGAACTGGATGCCATAAAAAGCGATCTGCCAAACGATGTAAATGTAAAAAGTCGTGCAACACAAGGTCTTGCCTTAGCGATGAAAGCACGTGTGGCAATTTATGCTGCATCAATTGCAAAATATGGAGCCACTACACCAAATGTTAGTTTGCCTGGTGGCGAAGTAGGTATTCCTGCAAACCTGGCCAATGGTTATTACAACCAGGCTTTAACAGCTGCCAAAGAACTGATCAACAGCGGAACATATTCGTTATACAATAAAAAAGAAGATTTGTCGGAAAATTTTGCCAATGTTTTTATTGATAAGGCAAATAATCCGGAAGTTATTTTTGTTCGCGACTATGTTCAGAGCGAACGTAACGATGGGAGAGCGAATAACTGGACATTGTGGAACCAACCATGGTCGGGCGCTGAAGACTTGGAAGGTGGTCGTACCAATCCATCTTTAAACCTGGTTCAGTCGTTTGAAATGCTGGATAATAGTTTTGCAACTTTTCAAACTACAACAGAAGAAGGCGATTATATTTTCTTCGATGATCCGATAGATATGTTTGCAGGCCGCGACGCTCGTTTAGCCGGAACTGTAATTCTTCCCGGATCAAAATTCAAAGGTAAAGACCTTGATATCTGGGCAGGTTACCAATTGGCCGACGGAAGCATCGTCACAGGTGATGAGTTTGGTCAGCGTAAGGTACTGCCGGGATCAGAAACTCCGGTACAGGTAGTAGGTTTCGACGGACCAATTGACGGACGCGAATTCAGTGCACAAAGTGGTTTTTATGTACGCAAGCACATGGATGTTAACACGGGGTCAGGTCAGCGTGGTTTAAAATCCGACAGATGGTGGGTACGATACCGTTTAGCAGAAACTTACCTGATTGCTGCAGAAGCTGCATTCGAATTGGGTAGCGCAGGTGAAGCCGCCGGTTATCTGAACACTGTTCGCAGTCGCGCCGGATTTACCACCGACCTTGAAGCGTCAGATATTACTTTCGATCGAATTGTACACGAGCGTAAGGTAGAGTTGGCTTTTGAAGGTCATCAGCTTTGGGACATGAAACGCTGGCGCTTGGCTCACATCGTTTTTAATGGCGAACGAATTGATTTAACAGATAAACCTTGGAAAGCCGATGAAGTAAGTACTCGCGTATTTGGTTTGTGGCCATACAAGTATTACGAACCTGGAAATCCGAACGATGGTAAATGGATCTTTAAGCAAGTGTTGCCGGGCCAGGTAACAGGTGCTGATCGTTTCCGTTTAGGAAACTACTATTCGTTCATTAACGATGATATCAGAAATAACAATCCGCAAATTGTTAAGAACCCTAATCAATAA
- a CDS encoding DUF3823 domain-containing protein: MKKLKFIFTLLVATAIFASCAWDNYDEPESFLKGTIVYNGEPVNVSYNDVNFQLWEPGWELSYPIDVVIDQDGTYSALLFNGSYKLVFPDGQGPFRTIGADTLDVTVSGDQNMDIEVEPYYMIRNAQFSAGGGNVTATFQAEKIITDSDARDIERVNLYVNKSQFVDFRTNIASTEIGGGDIADANSISMSVAVPEITPTQDYVYARVGLKVAGREDMIFSPVQRIDL; encoded by the coding sequence ATGAAGAAGTTAAAATTTATATTCACTCTGCTTGTTGCAACTGCGATTTTCGCGTCGTGCGCCTGGGATAATTACGACGAACCGGAATCATTCCTGAAAGGAACTATTGTATACAACGGTGAGCCCGTTAATGTAAGCTATAACGATGTAAACTTCCAGCTTTGGGAGCCGGGATGGGAATTATCGTATCCTATTGATGTTGTTATTGATCAGGACGGAACCTATTCGGCGCTGTTATTTAATGGCAGCTATAAACTGGTTTTCCCTGACGGACAAGGTCCTTTTCGTACCATTGGCGCCGATACGCTTGACGTTACCGTGAGTGGCGATCAAAATATGGATATTGAAGTTGAACCATATTATATGATTCGTAATGCTCAGTTCTCGGCTGGTGGTGGCAATGTAACTGCAACTTTCCAGGCAGAAAAGATCATAACCGATTCCGATGCACGCGATATTGAACGTGTAAATTTATACGTGAACAAGAGTCAGTTTGTTGATTTCAGAACAAATATTGCCAGTACCGAAATTGGTGGTGGCGATATTGCCGATGCAAATTCGATAAGCATGTCGGTTGCTGTACCTGAGATTACACCAACACAAGATTATGTTTATGCACGTGTAGGACTAAAAGTTGCCGGACGCGAAGATATGATCTTCTCTCCGGTACAAAGAATAGACCTGTAA
- a CDS encoding DUF4965 domain-containing protein, with product MFSRLQYCGIITILALLFIACSPTEQVNETVKKESFRAPSYPLITIDPYTSAWSNTDQLFDAPVTHWTGKTHSLIGALKVDGEVYRFLGKEIIPPKVILPMANYEHWEASYTEKQPAVGWETTNFDDAGWETGKGAFGTSGMPALSTSWESKDIWVRRLFQLPAELGTEDIYLIYSHDDIFELYLNGEQLVKTEYEWHNNVLLKLDREKLKPGKENCIAVHCHNRTGGGYVDFGIIQERKQNEIFATAAIQNSVNITSTATIYNFTCGPVDLQLEFVSPLIPDNLDLLSRPVNYINYEIQASDNKKHNVQIYIETTPEWAVNDLSQEVELTAGAKENISWVKAGTVEQPVLQKKGDNIRIDWGYHYLATAEKPGTAIRIGDYLLSKQQFANNELPEVGVDKFTTKMSHSMPALVYTENMQEVSKQAKSGYVMLAYDDIESIQYFGDNLKAWWTKNGKVSITDALQAAVTERDEVLTSCRKIDDAVYAEALDAGGKNYAKLCELAFRQSIAAHKLVKDTKGNILFLSKENFSNGSIGTVDVTYPSAPLFLKYNPDLLKGMMNPIFYYSESGKWTKPFAAHDVGTYPLANGQTYGGDMPVEECGNMIILTTAIADAEGNADYAAGHWDVLTTWANYLMENGLDPENQLCTDDFAGHFAHNVNLSAKAIMGIAGYGKLAEMLGKNDIAEKYTSEAKQMAQEWMKMADDGDHYRLTFDKPETWSQKYNLVWDKLLNLGIFPEEVAQTEIKYYLTKQNKYGLPLDNRRTYTKSDWIIWTATLAADKETFQKFIDPLYEFVSETPDRVPMSDWYETPDAKQVGFQARSVVGGYFIKMLDE from the coding sequence ATGTTTAGCAGATTACAATATTGCGGTATTATTACAATACTTGCCTTGCTTTTTATTGCCTGTTCGCCAACCGAACAGGTAAACGAAACAGTTAAAAAGGAGTCGTTCAGGGCTCCGTCTTATCCTCTTATTACTATCGATCCTTATACCAGCGCCTGGTCAAATACCGATCAGTTATTCGACGCCCCGGTAACGCACTGGACGGGTAAAACTCATTCGCTTATTGGCGCACTTAAGGTCGATGGAGAGGTCTATCGTTTTTTAGGAAAAGAAATTATTCCTCCAAAAGTCATTCTGCCTATGGCGAATTACGAACATTGGGAAGCGAGTTATACGGAAAAACAACCAGCTGTTGGTTGGGAGACAACAAATTTCGACGATGCAGGCTGGGAAACCGGCAAAGGTGCATTTGGAACTTCCGGAATGCCGGCTTTGTCAACATCGTGGGAGAGCAAAGATATATGGGTACGCCGCTTGTTTCAATTACCTGCAGAACTGGGAACCGAAGATATTTATTTGATTTATTCTCATGATGATATTTTTGAGTTATATCTGAATGGAGAACAGTTGGTTAAAACCGAATACGAGTGGCACAATAATGTGCTTTTAAAGCTCGACAGGGAGAAATTAAAACCTGGTAAAGAAAACTGTATAGCCGTTCATTGCCACAACCGCACCGGAGGAGGCTATGTTGATTTCGGAATCATTCAGGAACGGAAACAAAATGAAATTTTTGCGACAGCAGCCATTCAAAACAGTGTTAACATAACTTCAACCGCTACAATATACAACTTTACGTGCGGACCGGTCGATCTTCAACTTGAGTTTGTATCGCCTCTTATACCCGATAACCTTGACCTGTTATCGCGCCCGGTAAACTATATCAATTACGAAATTCAGGCCAGCGACAATAAAAAACATAATGTACAGATTTATATAGAAACGACACCCGAATGGGCAGTCAACGATTTAAGTCAGGAAGTAGAACTAACCGCCGGAGCAAAAGAAAATATTAGCTGGGTAAAAGCCGGCACCGTTGAGCAACCTGTATTACAAAAGAAAGGCGACAACATACGAATTGATTGGGGGTATCATTATCTGGCAACAGCAGAAAAACCAGGAACTGCTATACGTATTGGTGATTATTTGCTTTCCAAACAGCAATTTGCAAATAACGAATTACCGGAAGTTGGTGTTGATAAATTTACCACAAAGATGAGTCATTCGATGCCGGCACTTGTTTATACCGAGAACATGCAGGAAGTAAGCAAACAGGCGAAAAGTGGCTATGTAATGCTGGCTTACGACGATATTGAATCGATTCAGTATTTTGGCGACAACCTTAAAGCGTGGTGGACAAAAAATGGAAAGGTAAGTATTACAGATGCTTTGCAAGCGGCTGTTACTGAACGCGATGAAGTTCTAACAAGCTGTAGAAAAATAGATGATGCTGTTTATGCCGAAGCGCTTGATGCCGGTGGTAAAAATTACGCGAAGCTTTGTGAGCTGGCTTTTCGTCAATCCATTGCAGCACACAAGTTGGTAAAAGATACCAAAGGCAATATTCTTTTTCTTTCAAAAGAAAATTTCAGTAACGGTTCTATAGGGACAGTTGATGTGACTTATCCGTCAGCCCCCTTATTCCTGAAATACAATCCGGATTTGTTAAAAGGTATGATGAATCCAATCTTCTACTACTCTGAAAGTGGAAAATGGACAAAACCTTTTGCTGCTCACGATGTGGGGACTTATCCGCTGGCTAACGGGCAAACCTACGGAGGCGACATGCCCGTTGAAGAGTGTGGTAACATGATCATTCTAACAACTGCCATTGCCGATGCTGAAGGAAATGCTGATTATGCAGCTGGACACTGGGATGTGCTTACAACCTGGGCAAACTACTTGATGGAGAATGGATTGGATCCGGAAAATCAACTTTGTACTGATGACTTTGCAGGACACTTTGCACACAACGTAAACCTCTCGGCAAAAGCCATTATGGGAATTGCAGGTTACGGAAAGTTGGCAGAAATGTTAGGAAAAAATGATATCGCTGAGAAATATACTTCCGAAGCAAAACAAATGGCACAGGAATGGATGAAAATGGCTGATGATGGAGATCACTATCGCTTAACCTTTGACAAGCCCGAAACCTGGAGCCAGAAATACAACTTGGTTTGGGATAAACTGCTGAATTTGGGTATTTTCCCGGAAGAAGTAGCGCAAACAGAAATAAAGTATTACCTCACGAAACAAAATAAATACGGTTTACCATTGGATAACCGCAGAACGTATACCAAATCAGATTGGATTATATGGACGGCGACTTTGGCTGCCGACAAAGAAACATTCCAAAAATTTATCGATCCTCTGTATGAATTTGTAAGCGAAACGCCTGATCGCGTTCCGATGAGTGACTGGTACGAAACACCAGATGCAAAACAAGTTGGTTTTCAGGCGCGATCGGTAGTAGGCGGATATTTTATAAAAATGTTGGATGAATAG
- a CDS encoding glycoside hydrolase family 88 protein: MKLSSFLLLAVALLLTNICVAQNYFDDFPVMANPKTVGEKLSTRFLESKHQLYGDRGIHYAEVCTWYGALKFAELTNDQKLLKELRTRFELLFHIEKDLLPPPIHVDQNMFGSLPLRLYTMTKDERYLELGLPYADSQWTLPANANEEEREWHKKGYSWQTRLWIDDMYMITVVQNQAYKVTGDPKYIDRAANEMVLYLDEIQRPNGLFFHAPDVPYYWARGNGWMAVGMADLLYDLPENHKDRPRIMEGYLAMMKSLKAYQQPGGMWNQLIDEPDFWPETSGTAMFTYAFIMGVKHGWLDVEEYGPAARKAWLAMVPYIDEQGNVTEVCIGTGKKNDKQYYYDRPRPVGDFHGQAPYIWCVNALLEK; the protein is encoded by the coding sequence ATGAAACTATCATCCTTTTTATTATTAGCAGTTGCGCTGTTATTGACTAATATTTGCGTAGCTCAAAATTATTTTGATGATTTTCCTGTAATGGCAAATCCCAAAACTGTTGGTGAAAAGCTGAGCACACGTTTTCTGGAAAGTAAACACCAGCTTTATGGCGACAGAGGTATACATTATGCTGAAGTTTGTACATGGTACGGCGCGCTTAAATTCGCCGAACTAACCAATGATCAAAAATTATTAAAGGAGCTAAGAACACGTTTTGAATTATTGTTTCATATTGAAAAAGACCTTCTTCCTCCTCCGATTCATGTAGATCAGAATATGTTTGGTAGCCTGCCTTTGAGATTATATACCATGACTAAAGATGAACGTTACCTTGAACTTGGATTACCTTATGCTGATTCGCAATGGACTCTTCCGGCCAATGCTAACGAAGAAGAACGCGAATGGCACAAGAAAGGTTATTCGTGGCAAACCCGCCTTTGGATCGACGATATGTATATGATCACAGTCGTACAAAATCAGGCGTATAAAGTAACTGGTGATCCGAAATATATTGATCGGGCGGCAAATGAAATGGTGCTTTATTTGGATGAAATACAACGTCCAAACGGACTTTTCTTTCATGCACCTGATGTGCCTTATTACTGGGCGAGAGGAAACGGATGGATGGCAGTAGGAATGGCCGATTTACTTTATGATTTGCCAGAGAATCATAAAGATCGTCCTCGTATTATGGAAGGTTATTTGGCCATGATGAAAAGTCTGAAAGCGTATCAACAACCAGGCGGTATGTGGAATCAACTCATTGATGAACCCGATTTTTGGCCCGAAACATCAGGAACAGCAATGTTTACCTATGCCTTTATTATGGGAGTTAAACATGGTTGGCTCGATGTTGAAGAGTATGGCCCTGCAGCGCGTAAAGCATGGTTGGCAATGGTTCCATACATTGATGAACAAGGTAACGTAACCGAAGTGTGTATCGGAACAGGCAAAAAGAACGATAAACAATATTATTATGACCGTCCTCGCCCTGTTGGAGATTTTCATGGACAGGCTCCGTATATATGGTGTGTAAATGCTCTTTTGGAAAAATAG